A region of Flavobacterium indicum GPTSA100-9 = DSM 17447 DNA encodes the following proteins:
- a CDS encoding WG repeat-containing protein, with protein MLLRFFSIVALFFVSNVFSQTPLIPYRDGKAWGFCDTLGKVIVKPYLDTIHDVRYDGFFKKAAFVVRKGNNKFVVNENNQLVVPILNKYDSIKLKPFDVRYVEVYKKGKLGIVRELVEKVPCLYDEVVVAANASYYVYLDQKCGLLNEKKKLVIPIQFDEIYPIGEEMINRKTLFAWEAIKNDKVQKFFDNVKIEDGQDMVVGLKEMVGSTYFSENKIKEIQSMLSKQYAFVEINEYEGIAIVGNSKDRLGVYSLAKKELLIEPKYEFVALEGEDAAALLFKVKLNSKWGVLKENNQVYLPIKYDSVVFDSSLNLFLIEQERKIGFKIKNTIYPTVEPKYLKVIDKQNFQVNDAWNFSLIQVQTSKGYGFVGENGIEYFKD; from the coding sequence ATGTTGCTAAGGTTTTTCTCAATTGTTGCACTTTTTTTTGTATCAAACGTTTTTTCTCAAACACCTTTAATTCCCTATAGAGATGGAAAAGCATGGGGGTTTTGTGATACTTTAGGTAAAGTTATTGTAAAGCCTTATTTAGATACTATTCATGATGTGCGTTACGATGGTTTTTTCAAAAAAGCCGCGTTCGTAGTTCGAAAAGGGAATAATAAATTTGTAGTTAATGAGAATAATCAGTTGGTAGTTCCTATACTAAATAAGTACGATTCTATTAAACTAAAACCATTTGATGTAAGGTATGTTGAGGTTTATAAAAAAGGGAAGTTAGGGATTGTTCGAGAGTTAGTTGAAAAAGTACCTTGCTTATATGATGAGGTTGTTGTTGCTGCTAATGCCAGTTATTATGTGTACTTGGATCAGAAATGTGGATTGTTAAATGAAAAGAAAAAACTAGTTATACCTATTCAGTTTGATGAAATCTATCCGATTGGTGAAGAAATGATAAATCGTAAAACGTTATTTGCTTGGGAAGCAATCAAAAATGATAAAGTTCAGAAGTTTTTTGACAATGTAAAAATTGAAGATGGTCAAGATATGGTAGTTGGCCTAAAGGAAATGGTTGGCTCAACCTATTTTTCTGAAAATAAAATTAAAGAAATACAAAGTATGTTGAGTAAGCAATATGCGTTTGTTGAGATAAATGAGTATGAAGGTATAGCTATTGTGGGAAATTCTAAAGATAGATTAGGCGTGTATTCTTTGGCTAAAAAAGAATTGCTAATTGAGCCAAAATATGAATTTGTTGCATTAGAAGGTGAAGATGCAGCTGCTTTGTTGTTTAAAGTAAAACTAAATTCTAAATGGGGAGTGCTTAAAGAAAATAATCAAGTTTATTTGCCGATAAAATATGATTCAGTAGTGTTTGATTCTTCATTAAATTTGTTTTTAATCGAACAAGAAAGGAAAATAGGTTTCAAAATTAAAAACACAATTTATCCAACCGTTGAACCAAAATATTTAAAAGTTATTGATAAACAAAATTTTCAAGTAAACGACGCTTGGAATTTTTCACTAATTCAAGTTCAAACTTCAAAAGGATATGGTTTTGTTGGGGAAAACGGTATTGAATATTTTAAGGATTAG
- a CDS encoding polysaccharide deacetylase family protein, whose protein sequence is MNKILLYFSIFIIVSCSTEKKIAPAYKAGVVITFDDDYVQEWYDLDAAMHKYNWKATFCVCYIDSLNAKEIGQLKKMQAKGNEIAGHGYEHENARMYVSKKGLAPYLKNEIIPMENAFRKNGLLLNSFAYPFGANTPGIDKALYKHFKMLRRTYSTSKRMKDNTCFFSGNSKTVTGLGIDNSYQHYDLDFFLKILNYAKRNNKIVILYAHKPVQKVTGSYQVDYKTIETICKYVKENNMQFYTLSELHQYLPLNKK, encoded by the coding sequence ATGAATAAAATCCTATTGTATTTTTCAATATTTATTATTGTTTCTTGTTCAACTGAAAAAAAAATAGCACCTGCCTATAAAGCTGGAGTTGTTATTACATTTGATGATGATTATGTGCAAGAATGGTACGACTTAGATGCTGCGATGCATAAATACAATTGGAAAGCAACTTTTTGTGTTTGTTATATCGATTCTTTAAATGCAAAAGAAATTGGTCAATTAAAAAAAATGCAAGCGAAAGGGAATGAAATTGCAGGTCATGGATACGAACATGAAAATGCAAGGATGTATGTTTCTAAAAAAGGTTTAGCACCTTATTTGAAAAACGAAATTATTCCTATGGAAAATGCATTTAGAAAAAATGGGTTGCTTTTAAATTCATTTGCTTATCCTTTTGGAGCAAATACTCCCGGAATTGATAAAGCTTTGTATAAGCATTTTAAAATGTTGAGAAGAACCTATAGTACTTCAAAAAGAATGAAGGATAATACTTGTTTCTTTTCTGGAAATAGTAAAACTGTAACAGGTTTAGGAATAGATAATAGTTACCAACATTATGATTTAGATTTCTTTTTGAAAATATTGAATTATGCAAAAAGAAATAATAAAATAGTGATTCTTTATGCGCATAAACCTGTCCAAAAAGTCACGGGTTCTTATCAAGTGGATTATAAAACGATAGAAACAATTTGTAAATATGTTAAAGAGAATAATATGCAATTTTATACTTTATCGGAATTGCATCAATACTTGCCTTTAAATAAGAAATAA
- a CDS encoding anti-sigma factor, producing the protein MTSREIIDSGILELYVYGSLPENEIAEVEQYMKQFPEVAEEVFSIEKAVINLSQSAAPYLSAANYEKIRKQLIEKHKTIDMSAQNSWKQYMGWAAAAVFVLGMGWQFKKLNDSNETINQLSVEKTKMQESVVTLEIKSKEAETLLNVVRDNNNVQVALAGQAVSPTSSAKAYYNKQTKEVYVDVSGLPAPPKGKVYQVWALKLSPLTPTSIGTLDNYTADSSTLKMFKVDNAENAEAFGITLEPEGGSKSPTLEQLYTLGKV; encoded by the coding sequence ATGACTAGTAGAGAAATTATTGACTCAGGTATTTTGGAATTGTATGTTTATGGTTCGCTTCCCGAAAATGAAATAGCGGAAGTGGAGCAGTATATGAAACAATTCCCTGAAGTTGCAGAAGAAGTATTTTCAATTGAAAAAGCGGTTATTAATTTATCACAAAGTGCAGCGCCTTATTTATCAGCTGCTAATTATGAAAAAATTAGAAAACAGCTCATTGAAAAGCACAAGACCATTGATATGTCCGCTCAAAACTCATGGAAGCAATATATGGGATGGGCAGCAGCCGCAGTTTTTGTCTTAGGTATGGGATGGCAGTTTAAGAAGTTAAATGATTCTAATGAAACAATTAACCAATTAAGCGTAGAAAAAACTAAAATGCAAGAATCTGTTGTAACGTTAGAAATTAAATCTAAAGAAGCAGAAACGTTATTAAATGTTGTTAGAGATAATAATAATGTTCAAGTTGCATTAGCCGGACAAGCGGTTTCTCCAACCTCAAGTGCAAAAGCATATTATAACAAACAAACTAAAGAGGTTTATGTTGATGTTTCAGGTTTACCAGCACCGCCAAAAGGAAAAGTGTATCAGGTATGGGCTTTAAAATTATCACCTTTGACGCCTACCAGCATAGGTACATTAGATAACTATACAGCAGATTCAAGTACATTGAAAATGTTTAAAGTGGATAATGCAGAAAACGCAGAAGCCTTTGGTATTACACTTGAGCCAGAAGGCGGAAGTAAGTCACCAACATTGGAACAATTATACACTTTAGGAAAGGTTTAA
- a CDS encoding RNA polymerase sigma factor translates to MKQEELLPLLLKKDDRSFTLLYDNYSKSLYGVIFNLIKDKEEAEDLLQEVFVKIWKNIDSYNDSKGRFYTWMLNIARNATIDRLRSKGFNNSQKNLSSDNFVHILDDNAKEVNKIDAIGIRTFINKLKPKCIQIIDLLFFKGYTQQEASEELAIPLGTVKTQNRNCMNELRMMIND, encoded by the coding sequence ATGAAACAAGAAGAATTACTGCCATTATTATTAAAAAAGGACGACAGGTCCTTCACCTTGCTCTATGATAATTATTCAAAGAGTTTGTATGGTGTTATCTTTAATCTTATAAAAGATAAAGAAGAAGCTGAAGATTTACTTCAAGAAGTTTTTGTAAAAATATGGAAAAACATTGACTCTTACAACGATTCTAAGGGAAGGTTTTACACCTGGATGTTGAATATCGCCCGAAATGCAACCATAGACAGATTGCGTTCTAAAGGATTTAACAACAGTCAGAAAAACTTATCTTCCGATAATTTCGTACATATACTTGATGACAATGCAAAGGAAGTCAATAAGATAGATGCAATTGGAATACGAACGTTTATTAATAAACTAAAACCCAAATGTATCCAAATAATTGATTTATTATTCTTTAAAGGATATACACAGCAAGAAGCGTCAGAAGAGTTAGCAATTCCTTTAGGAACAGTAAAAACTCAAAATAGAAATTGTATGAACGAATTAAGAATGATGATCAATGACTAG
- a CDS encoding TrmH family RNA methyltransferase, whose translation MKNRFEKEKLLEYLEGFITENRKNGFLKVLKNRTKHLTIAMEDVYQLHNTSAVMRSCEVFGVQELHVIEQRFGKRIDKEIALGAEKWVDINRFSTIQNCIDDLKNKGYQIIATTPHNDSCLLDAFDITQKSAIFFGTEKLGLSEEVMQQADGFLKIPMVGFTESLNISVSAAIVIQDLTNRIRKSSIEWQLTEEELLDKRLDWTRKSIKDIAYIESRYYESNP comes from the coding sequence ATGAAAAACAGATTTGAAAAAGAAAAATTACTTGAATATTTAGAAGGTTTTATCACTGAAAACAGAAAAAATGGTTTTCTTAAAGTTTTGAAAAACAGAACAAAACACCTTACTATTGCTATGGAAGATGTGTATCAATTACATAACACGAGTGCGGTAATGCGTAGCTGTGAAGTTTTTGGCGTACAAGAATTACATGTTATTGAACAACGATTTGGAAAACGAATCGACAAAGAAATTGCTTTAGGCGCTGAAAAATGGGTAGATATTAACCGCTTTTCTACGATTCAAAATTGTATTGACGATTTAAAAAATAAAGGTTATCAAATTATTGCCACAACACCACACAACGATTCATGCCTATTAGACGCATTTGATATTACACAAAAATCAGCGATTTTCTTTGGTACTGAAAAATTAGGCTTATCAGAAGAAGTGATGCAACAAGCCGATGGTTTTTTAAAAATCCCAATGGTAGGTTTTACAGAAAGTTTGAATATTTCAGTCTCTGCAGCCATTGTCATACAAGATTTAACTAATAGAATTAGAAAATCTTCAATTGAATGGCAATTGACCGAGGAGGAACTCTTAGATAAACGATTAGATTGGACCAGAAAATCAATCAAAGATATAGCCTATATTGAAAGTAGGTATTACGAATCTAATCCTTAA
- the purB gene encoding adenylosuccinate lyase, which yields MQLTELNAISPIDGRYRSKTVSLAPYFSEEALIKYRVLVEVEYFIALCELPLPQLSGVKADLFEDLRAIYKNFSTEDALWIKKTEKTTNHDVKAVEYFIKKKFDDLGLSAHKEFIHFGLTSQDINNTAIPLSTKEAFENVYLPSLVAVIQKLKELSVEWADVPMLARTHGQPASPTRLGKEIGVFVERIEEQMRLLFNVPFAAKFGGATGNYNAHKVAYPAIEWKVFGTKFVENTLGLRHSFPTTQIEHYDHFAAFFDALKRINTILIDLDRDIWTYVSMDYFKQKIKAGEIGSSAMPHKVNPIDFENSEGNLGIANAIFEHLAAKLPISRLQRDLTDSTVLRNVGVPIGHTIIGLEATLKGLNKLLLNEAKFAEDLEKNWAVVAEAIQTILRREAYPNPYEALKDLTRTNTVINKESIHAFIETLNVSETIKIELKQITPSNYLGI from the coding sequence ATGCAACTAACTGAATTAAATGCTATTTCACCTATTGATGGTCGTTATAGAAGTAAAACGGTTTCATTAGCTCCCTATTTTTCGGAAGAAGCGTTAATTAAATACCGCGTTTTAGTAGAAGTAGAATATTTTATCGCTTTATGTGAATTACCTTTACCTCAATTGTCAGGTGTAAAGGCAGATTTATTTGAAGATTTACGTGCTATTTATAAAAACTTTTCTACGGAAGATGCACTTTGGATTAAAAAAACTGAGAAAACAACCAACCATGATGTTAAAGCTGTTGAATATTTCATTAAAAAGAAATTTGATGATTTAGGATTGTCTGCTCATAAAGAATTTATTCATTTTGGATTAACTTCTCAAGATATTAATAATACAGCAATTCCTCTTTCTACTAAAGAAGCTTTTGAAAATGTATACTTGCCAAGTTTAGTTGCTGTTATTCAAAAATTAAAAGAATTGTCTGTTGAATGGGCTGATGTTCCTATGTTAGCTAGAACGCATGGACAACCCGCATCTCCAACACGTTTAGGTAAGGAAATTGGAGTGTTCGTAGAACGAATTGAAGAGCAAATGCGATTGTTGTTTAATGTACCTTTTGCTGCTAAATTTGGTGGCGCAACGGGGAATTATAATGCACATAAAGTGGCTTATCCAGCTATTGAATGGAAAGTGTTTGGGACTAAATTTGTTGAAAATACTCTAGGATTACGACATTCATTTCCAACAACACAAATTGAACATTACGATCATTTTGCTGCATTTTTTGATGCTTTAAAACGTATAAATACTATTTTAATTGATTTGGATAGAGATATTTGGACGTATGTTTCTATGGATTATTTCAAACAGAAAATTAAAGCTGGAGAAATTGGCTCTTCGGCTATGCCTCATAAAGTAAATCCAATTGATTTTGAAAATAGCGAAGGAAATTTAGGAATAGCCAATGCTATTTTTGAACACTTGGCAGCAAAATTACCTATATCTCGTTTACAAAGAGATTTAACGGATAGTACGGTTTTAAGAAATGTAGGTGTACCAATTGGTCATACCATTATTGGATTAGAAGCTACTTTGAAAGGATTAAATAAATTATTGTTGAATGAGGCTAAATTTGCAGAAGATTTAGAGAAAAATTGGGCTGTTGTTGCAGAGGCAATACAAACAATTTTAAGAAGAGAAGCGTATCCAAATCCTTATGAAGCTTTGAAGGATTTAACAAGAACGAATACTGTAATAAATAAAGAATCTATTCATGCTTTTATAGAAACCTTAAATGTTTCTGAAACTATTAAAATTGAATTAAAGCAAATTACGCCAAGTAATTATTTAGGAATTTAA
- the guaB gene encoding IMP dehydrogenase, protein MKAHTTKIIGEGLTYDDVLLVPNYSEILPREVSIQSKFSKNITLNVPVVSAAMDTVTESAMAIAMAQEGGIGVLHKNMTIEQQAAEVRKVKRAESGMIIDPVTLPLTANVGDAKAAMKEFSIGGIPVVDNTGALKGIVTNRDLRFEKNNTRIITEVMTSDNLVTAPEGTTLSQAEEILQENKIEKLPVVDANFKLIGLITFRDITKLTQKPNANKDKFGRLRVAAAIGVTADAIQRAEALVNAGVDAVIIDTAHGHTKGVVDVLKQVKSNFPQIDVVVGNIATPEAALYLVENGADAVKVGIGPGSICTTRVVAGVGFPQFSAVLEVAAALQGTGIPVIADGGVRYTGDIPKALAAGAYSVMLGSMLAGTKESPGETIIFEGRKFKSYRGMGSVEAMKEGSKDRYFQDVEDDVKKLVPEGIVGRVPYKGELNESMQQFIGGLRAGMGYCGAKDIPTLQATGRFVRITSSGISESHPHNVTITKEAPNYSR, encoded by the coding sequence ATGAAAGCACACACAACTAAAATAATTGGTGAAGGTCTAACTTACGATGACGTTTTATTAGTTCCCAATTATTCTGAAATACTTCCTAGAGAAGTTTCCATTCAATCAAAATTCAGTAAAAATATCACATTAAATGTTCCTGTTGTTTCAGCTGCTATGGACACGGTAACAGAAAGTGCTATGGCAATCGCTATGGCTCAAGAGGGAGGAATTGGTGTTTTACACAAAAACATGACCATTGAACAACAGGCTGCAGAAGTTAGAAAAGTAAAACGTGCTGAAAGCGGAATGATAATCGACCCTGTTACATTACCTTTAACGGCCAATGTTGGTGATGCAAAAGCAGCCATGAAAGAATTTAGCATTGGTGGTATTCCTGTGGTAGACAACACAGGTGCTCTAAAGGGAATTGTTACTAATCGGGATTTACGATTTGAAAAAAACAATACAAGAATTATTACCGAAGTAATGACTTCTGACAATCTTGTTACCGCTCCTGAAGGCACTACTTTAAGTCAAGCCGAAGAAATTTTACAAGAAAATAAAATTGAAAAACTTCCTGTTGTTGACGCTAATTTCAAATTAATCGGATTAATTACATTTAGAGATATTACAAAATTAACGCAGAAACCAAACGCTAACAAAGATAAATTTGGACGGTTACGTGTTGCTGCAGCTATTGGTGTAACTGCAGACGCTATTCAGCGTGCTGAAGCTTTGGTTAACGCAGGTGTTGACGCGGTTATAATTGATACTGCACACGGACACACAAAAGGTGTAGTTGATGTATTAAAACAAGTAAAATCAAATTTTCCACAAATTGATGTGGTAGTTGGAAACATTGCCACACCAGAAGCGGCTTTATACTTAGTTGAAAACGGTGCTGATGCAGTAAAAGTTGGTATTGGACCAGGTTCTATTTGTACCACACGTGTCGTTGCAGGTGTTGGGTTCCCTCAATTTTCTGCTGTATTAGAAGTAGCGGCTGCTTTACAAGGTACAGGAATACCGGTAATTGCAGACGGTGGTGTACGTTATACTGGTGATATTCCAAAAGCATTAGCGGCAGGTGCTTATTCAGTTATGTTAGGTTCCATGTTAGCCGGAACTAAAGAATCTCCTGGAGAAACCATCATTTTTGAAGGAAGAAAATTCAAATCATACAGAGGAATGGGTTCAGTTGAAGCTATGAAAGAAGGTTCGAAAGACAGGTATTTTCAAGATGTTGAAGATGATGTGAAAAAATTAGTTCCAGAAGGAATTGTAGGACGTGTACCTTACAAAGGCGAACTTAATGAAAGCATGCAACAATTTATTGGAGGTTTAAGAGCTGGAATGGGCTATTGTGGTGCTAAAGACATACCAACATTACAAGCTACTGGCCGATTTGTTAGAATTACATCAAGCGGGATTAGTGAAAGTCACCCTCATAATGTAACCATTACCAAAGAAGCACCAAATTATTCTAGATAA
- a CDS encoding carboxypeptidase-like regulatory domain-containing protein: MKNLIYILFLFVSFAVKGQNDTLAVKIKAKIVNSVSKNSITGVTIINKTKSITSVSDENGFFEIVVSPNDVLFFSHISYEYAKIDITNTWLNLKNKQITLYDKVNEIEPVLISEILLTGYLEIDTKLIPVNENYRFNIAGLNLGYEPGMKAPKATQNILNSLTNPVDLVYSLFNGKQKDMDRLMEIKKDENFKKLLSQQTDREAISMLLQMDKAEIAKILEKCNYSKVFIDSASDLQVLDALATAYSDYQVLKGK; encoded by the coding sequence ATGAAAAACCTAATCTATATTTTATTTTTGTTTGTTTCATTTGCTGTAAAAGGTCAAAATGATACTTTGGCTGTAAAGATAAAAGCTAAGATTGTAAATAGTGTTTCAAAAAATTCTATTACCGGAGTTACCATTATAAATAAAACAAAATCTATTACTTCGGTTTCAGATGAAAATGGATTTTTTGAGATAGTTGTGAGTCCAAATGATGTGTTATTCTTTTCTCACATATCTTATGAATATGCTAAAATTGACATTACAAATACTTGGTTAAATTTAAAAAATAAACAAATTACTTTATATGATAAGGTGAATGAAATTGAGCCTGTTTTAATATCAGAAATTTTATTAACTGGTTACTTAGAGATTGATACAAAATTAATACCTGTGAATGAAAATTATAGGTTTAATATAGCAGGTTTAAACTTAGGTTATGAACCAGGAATGAAAGCACCGAAAGCAACTCAAAATATTCTTAATTCATTGACAAATCCTGTTGATTTAGTTTATTCTCTTTTTAATGGTAAACAAAAAGACATGGATAGATTAATGGAAATTAAAAAAGATGAAAATTTCAAAAAATTATTAAGTCAACAAACCGATAGAGAGGCAATTTCAATGTTGTTGCAAATGGATAAAGCTGAAATTGCAAAAATTTTAGAAAAATGTAATTATTCAAAAGTGTTTATTGATTCGGCTAGTGATTTACAAGTTTTAGATGCATTAGCAACAGCTTATTCTGATTATCAAGTTTTAAAAGGGAAATAA
- a CDS encoding DEAD/DEAH box helicase, whose amino-acid sequence MNKFEQLGLNESLLKAIGDLGFETPSEVQEKAIPLLLEEDTDIVALAQTGTGKTAAFGFPLIQKIDPFNKQTQALILSPTRELCLQITNEIKLYSKYIDGLYTVAVYGGASINDQARDVKRGAQIIVATPGRMQDMINRGMVNIKNINICVLDEADEMLNMGFYEDITSILSDTPRDKNTWLFSATMPQEVARIAKEFMNKPQEITVGHKNSSSANISHEYYLVNARDRYEALKRLADANPDIFSVVFCRTKRDTQAISEKLIEDGYNAAALHGDLSQAQRDAVMKSFRGRQIQMLVATDVAARGIDVDNVTHVINYQLPDEIETYTHRSGRTGRAGKSGTSFVIITKSEIRKIHAIERIIKTKFEEKPIPSGMEICEIQLLHLANKIKDTETDHAIDSYLPAIFDILGDLDKEELIKRVVSVEFNRFLNYYKKSKDLTQIPGKGGEVPTSGAVRYFINIGARDGFEWMELKDFLRDTLEVGRDDIFKVDVKEGFSFFNTDAELADKVMSVLNNIQHNGRKINVEISKNDGAKNQNRRDHGGRDRKREGGFSGRREGGRDGGSRDGGFRREGGAPRGEGRSRRDGGSERRSDSRDGGRRGEGRSERRSSGGDSKAMFDKAKRSRRS is encoded by the coding sequence ATGAATAAATTTGAGCAATTAGGGTTAAACGAATCTTTGTTAAAAGCAATAGGTGATTTAGGATTCGAAACCCCGTCAGAAGTACAGGAGAAAGCAATCCCACTATTATTGGAAGAAGACACAGACATCGTCGCTCTTGCCCAAACAGGAACAGGAAAAACCGCAGCTTTTGGTTTTCCATTAATCCAAAAAATTGATCCTTTCAACAAACAAACACAAGCTTTAATTCTTTCTCCAACGAGAGAATTGTGTTTGCAAATTACAAACGAGATTAAATTATACTCGAAATACATTGACGGTTTATATACCGTTGCGGTTTACGGTGGTGCGAGTATTAATGATCAAGCACGTGACGTAAAGCGAGGAGCCCAAATTATTGTGGCTACTCCAGGTAGAATGCAGGATATGATTAACAGAGGTATGGTGAATATTAAAAACATCAACATCTGTGTTCTTGATGAGGCGGACGAAATGTTAAACATGGGGTTCTATGAAGATATAACAAGTATCTTATCGGACACTCCTAGAGACAAAAACACATGGTTATTCTCAGCAACAATGCCACAAGAAGTAGCAAGAATTGCAAAAGAATTCATGAACAAACCACAAGAAATTACAGTTGGACACAAAAATTCAAGTTCAGCCAATATTTCTCACGAATATTATTTAGTTAATGCACGCGATCGTTATGAAGCGTTGAAAAGATTAGCTGATGCGAATCCAGACATTTTCTCAGTAGTATTTTGTAGAACGAAAAGAGATACACAAGCTATTTCTGAAAAATTAATTGAAGACGGATATAATGCTGCAGCTTTACATGGCGACTTGTCTCAAGCACAACGTGATGCAGTAATGAAATCATTCCGTGGTCGTCAAATTCAAATGTTAGTTGCTACTGATGTTGCGGCACGTGGAATTGATGTTGATAATGTAACACATGTTATTAATTACCAATTGCCAGATGAAATTGAAACGTATACGCACCGTTCAGGTCGTACAGGTCGTGCAGGGAAATCGGGTACTTCTTTTGTGATTATTACTAAAAGTGAAATTAGAAAAATTCACGCTATTGAAAGAATCATTAAAACGAAGTTCGAAGAAAAACCAATTCCTTCTGGAATGGAAATCTGTGAAATTCAATTATTACACTTAGCTAATAAAATTAAAGATACAGAAACAGATCATGCAATTGATTCGTATTTACCGGCTATCTTTGATATTTTAGGTGATTTAGATAAGGAAGAGTTAATTAAAAGAGTTGTTTCTGTTGAATTTAACCGATTCTTAAACTATTATAAAAAATCGAAAGATTTAACTCAAATTCCAGGTAAAGGCGGAGAGGTTCCTACTTCAGGTGCGGTTCGTTACTTTATTAATATTGGAGCGAGAGACGGATTTGAATGGATGGAATTGAAAGACTTCTTGAGAGATACATTAGAAGTTGGTCGTGATGACATCTTTAAAGTAGATGTAAAAGAAGGATTCTCATTCTTTAATACTGATGCTGAATTAGCAGATAAAGTAATGTCTGTTTTAAATAATATTCAGCATAATGGAAGAAAAATCAATGTAGAGATTTCTAAAAATGATGGTGCAAAAAACCAAAATAGAAGAGATCATGGAGGAAGAGACAGAAAACGTGAAGGTGGATTCTCTGGTAGAAGAGAAGGCGGACGAGACGGTGGAAGTCGTGACGGTGGTTTTAGAAGAGAAGGTGGTGCACCAAGAGGAGAAGGACGTTCAAGAAGAGACGGTGGAAGTGAAAGACGTTCAGATTCTAGAGATGGAGGAAGAAGAGGTGAAGGAAGATCGGAAAGAAGAAGTTCTGGAGGAGATTCAAAGGCCATGTTTGATAAAGCAAAGCGTTCTAGAAGAAGTTAA
- a CDS encoding Sir2 family NAD-dependent protein deacetylase, with amino-acid sequence MSAESGISTFRDSNGLWENHDIMEVASPQGWKKNPALVLDFYNKRRAQLKEVYPNLGHQILAELESHFDVQIITQNVDNLHERAGSSHILHLHGELTKVRGEFSEQENIHWEDDVTIGQQNNQGEQLRPAIVWFGEAVPKFEEAVKIAASADIMLIIGTSLQVYPAASLMEYPKANVPIIYIDPHPAIDSLDKKRVHVMAMKASEGLALVKQNLLGKK; translated from the coding sequence ATGAGCGCCGAAAGTGGAATTTCAACATTTAGAGATTCGAATGGTTTGTGGGAAAACCACGATATCATGGAAGTGGCATCTCCTCAGGGATGGAAAAAAAATCCAGCTTTAGTCTTGGATTTTTACAATAAACGAAGAGCTCAATTAAAAGAGGTATACCCTAATCTGGGACACCAAATTTTAGCAGAATTAGAATCTCATTTTGACGTACAAATTATTACTCAAAATGTAGATAATTTGCATGAAAGAGCTGGTTCTAGTCATATTTTACATCTGCACGGTGAGTTAACTAAAGTAAGAGGTGAATTTTCTGAGCAAGAGAATATTCATTGGGAAGATGATGTTACTATCGGTCAACAAAATAATCAGGGAGAGCAACTTCGCCCTGCAATAGTGTGGTTTGGAGAAGCAGTTCCAAAATTTGAAGAAGCTGTTAAAATAGCCGCTTCCGCAGATATAATGTTGATTATTGGAACTTCTTTACAAGTTTATCCGGCAGCAAGTTTAATGGAGTATCCTAAAGCTAATGTTCCAATTATCTATATTGATCCGCATCCTGCAATTGATAGCTTAGATAAAAAAAGGGTTCATGTTATGGCAATGAAAGCTAGTGAAGGTTTGGCGTTGGTGAAACAAAATTTGCTTGGAAAAAAATAA